In Bacillus cereus ATCC 14579, a single window of DNA contains:
- a CDS encoding 2-hydroxy-3-keto-5-methylthiopentenyl-1-phosphate phosphatase yields the protein MSIQVFCDFDGTITNNDNIMSIMEKFAPPEAEEVKNKILSQELSIQEGVSQLFQLIPTNLHDDIIQFLIETAEIRSGFHEFIQFVKENNISFYVISGGMDFFVYPLLQGIIPKEQIYCNETDFSAEFITVKWPHSCDDHCQIHCGLCKSSLIRKLSDTDDFHIVIGDSITDLQAAKQADKVFARDFLITKCEENHIAYTPFETFQDVQAELKLLLEVKA from the coding sequence ATGAGTATTCAAGTATTTTGTGATTTCGATGGCACGATTACAAATAATGATAACATTATGTCCATTATGGAAAAATTCGCACCACCAGAAGCCGAAGAAGTAAAGAATAAAATTTTATCACAAGAACTATCCATTCAAGAAGGTGTTTCTCAATTATTTCAATTAATACCTACTAATCTGCACGATGATATTATTCAATTTTTAATAGAAACTGCTGAAATCCGTAGTGGTTTTCATGAGTTTATACAATTCGTAAAGGAAAATAACATTTCTTTTTACGTGATATCAGGTGGAATGGATTTCTTCGTCTATCCACTCTTACAAGGAATCATTCCAAAAGAGCAAATTTATTGTAATGAAACAGACTTTTCAGCAGAGTTTATTACAGTTAAATGGCCTCATTCTTGTGATGATCATTGTCAAATTCATTGCGGATTATGTAAATCATCATTAATCCGTAAATTAAGTGATACAGATGACTTTCATATTGTAATTGGAGATTCTATTACTGATTTACAAGCCGCGAAACAAGCTGATAAAGTATTCGCTCGCGATTTTCTTATTACAAAGTGTGAAGAAAATCATATTGCTTATACACCGTTTGAAACATTTCAAGATGTGCAAGCTGAATTAAAACTTTTGTTGGAGGTGAAGGCATGA
- the mtnK gene encoding S-methyl-5-thioribose kinase — MGYYSLTEITAVQYAKDYGYFEEKANVICHEIGDGNLNYVFKLDDGEKSIIIKQALPYAKVVGESWPLSIKRATIESKALQIFAQYVPDYVPVVYSHDEELAITVIEDLSRLTITRKGLIDGEEYPLLSQHIGRFLAHVLFYTSDFGLQSEEKRILEGTFVNPDLCKITEDLVFTDPFGHYDTNDYEPDLQLVVDELWSDKTLKLKVAQYKYKFLTRKETLIHGDLHTGSIFSSPSETKVIDPEFATYGPFGFDIGQFIANLLLNALSREEEKRSVLFFHIEKTWSYFVETFTKLWIGEGVEAYTKEKQWLPIILQNIFTDAVGFAGCELIRRTIGLAHVADLDEIENKETRIQAKKQALSLGKELIKYESKSADIQLFRTLFQQTVSRGVKA; from the coding sequence ATGGGATATTATTCATTAACAGAAATAACAGCTGTACAATATGCGAAAGATTATGGCTATTTTGAAGAGAAGGCAAATGTCATTTGTCATGAAATTGGAGATGGAAACTTAAATTACGTGTTCAAATTAGATGATGGAGAGAAATCCATTATAATAAAACAAGCACTGCCTTATGCGAAAGTAGTTGGTGAAAGCTGGCCATTGTCTATAAAAAGAGCAACGATTGAAAGCAAGGCATTACAAATTTTTGCGCAGTATGTACCGGATTATGTTCCAGTAGTGTACAGTCATGACGAAGAGTTAGCGATAACGGTAATAGAAGACTTATCAAGACTAACAATTACAAGAAAAGGATTAATAGACGGAGAAGAATATCCGCTTTTATCCCAGCATATTGGTCGTTTTCTAGCACATGTTTTATTTTACACTTCAGATTTTGGTTTACAGTCAGAAGAGAAGAGGATACTAGAAGGTACCTTTGTAAATCCGGACCTATGTAAAATTACAGAGGATTTAGTGTTTACAGATCCGTTTGGGCATTATGATACAAATGATTATGAGCCAGATTTACAGCTCGTGGTTGATGAACTTTGGAGTGATAAAACTTTAAAACTAAAAGTAGCACAATATAAATATAAGTTCTTAACAAGAAAAGAAACTCTTATTCATGGTGATTTACATACTGGTAGTATTTTTTCGTCACCTTCTGAAACGAAAGTGATTGATCCAGAATTTGCGACATATGGCCCATTTGGGTTTGACATAGGTCAATTTATTGCAAATCTATTATTAAATGCGTTATCTAGAGAAGAAGAAAAGAGAAGTGTACTATTTTTCCATATAGAAAAGACGTGGAGTTATTTTGTAGAGACTTTTACAAAGTTATGGATTGGAGAAGGTGTAGAAGCATATACGAAAGAAAAACAATGGTTACCAATTATTTTGCAAAATATCTTTACTGATGCTGTTGGATTTGCCGGATGTGAACTAATTCGTAGAACAATTGGTTTAGCTCATGTAGCAGATTTAGATGAAATAGAAAATAAAGAAACAAGAATTCAAGCTAAGAAACAAGCGCTATCCTTAGGAAAAGAACTAATAAAATATGAATCTAAAAGTGCTGATATTCAACTGTTTCGAACATTATTTCAACAGACAGTTTCAAGGGGTGTAAAAGCATGA
- a CDS encoding YvrJ family protein translates to MEEWIKMIGNVGFPIVVTLYLLHRIESKLEGVIVAIEKLPRQLIKYEDPRDKK, encoded by the coding sequence GTGGAAGAGTGGATCAAGATGATAGGTAATGTAGGGTTTCCGATTGTTGTAACATTATATTTACTCCACCGCATTGAAAGTAAATTAGAGGGGGTAATTGTTGCAATTGAGAAGCTCCCGCGGCAATTAATAAAGTACGAAGATCCTCGGGATAAAAAATAA
- a CDS encoding DUF3928 family protein, which yields MYTLKIVSDREALYQFASYVRVVQGVEDVYVEVGEPLYEHPLMKFYVHIKLKETYEQHKALQEIARLVELGRFTYVHYRNDEIEEAFEAVKYESFKK from the coding sequence ATGTATACATTAAAAATCGTTTCAGACAGAGAAGCTCTTTATCAATTTGCAAGTTATGTAAGAGTTGTACAAGGGGTGGAAGATGTATATGTAGAGGTGGGAGAACCTTTATATGAACATCCGTTAATGAAGTTTTATGTACATATTAAGCTGAAAGAAACATATGAGCAGCATAAAGCGTTACAGGAAATAGCAAGATTAGTAGAATTGGGGCGTTTTACATATGTCCATTATCGTAATGATGAAATTGAGGAAGCTTTTGAAGCTGTAAAATATGAAAGTTTTAAGAAATAA
- a CDS encoding pyridoxal phosphate-dependent aminotransferase: MKLFQPSEIVTSLPTQFFASLVAKVNKVVAAGHDVINLGQGNPDQPTPQHIVKALQDAAEKTIHHKYPPFRGHESLKEAVATFYKREYGVELNPKTEVAILFGGKAGLVELPICFTNPGDTILVPDPGYPDYLSGVALAKAHFERMPLIAENNFLPDYTNIDASIAERAKLMFLNYPNNPTGATASKDFFDETIYFANKHNILVVHDFAYGAIGFDGQKPVSFLQADGAKDIGIEIYTLSKTFNMAGWRIAFAVGNESVIETINLLQDHMYVSIFGAVQDAAREALLSSQSCVIDLVNSYESRRNALISACHSIGWNVDIPTGSFFAWLPVPKGYTSEQFSDILLEKAHVAVAPGVGFGEHGEGYVRVGLLHTEDRLREAINRIDKLNFFKK; this comes from the coding sequence ATGAAATTATTTCAACCTTCTGAGATAGTAACATCATTGCCAACACAATTTTTCGCTTCACTTGTTGCAAAAGTTAACAAAGTCGTTGCAGCTGGTCACGATGTTATTAATCTAGGTCAAGGTAATCCAGATCAACCAACACCGCAGCATATCGTAAAAGCTTTACAAGATGCTGCCGAAAAGACCATTCATCATAAATATCCGCCATTTCGCGGACATGAAAGCTTAAAGGAAGCCGTGGCTACATTCTATAAACGTGAATATGGCGTCGAATTAAACCCAAAAACTGAAGTTGCTATTTTGTTTGGTGGGAAGGCTGGACTAGTAGAATTACCGATTTGTTTTACAAATCCTGGTGATACGATTCTCGTTCCGGATCCAGGTTATCCAGATTATTTATCAGGGGTTGCTTTAGCAAAAGCACACTTTGAAAGAATGCCACTTATTGCAGAAAATAACTTTTTACCAGATTATACGAACATTGATGCCTCTATTGCAGAGCGTGCAAAATTAATGTTTTTAAACTATCCAAATAATCCTACCGGTGCTACTGCATCAAAAGATTTTTTTGATGAAACCATTTACTTTGCTAATAAACATAATATATTAGTTGTTCACGATTTTGCTTATGGCGCTATCGGATTTGATGGTCAAAAACCTGTTAGTTTCTTGCAAGCAGATGGTGCGAAAGATATAGGAATTGAAATTTACACATTATCAAAAACTTTCAATATGGCTGGCTGGCGCATCGCTTTTGCTGTAGGGAATGAAAGTGTGATTGAAACAATTAACCTATTACAAGATCATATGTATGTTAGTATATTCGGTGCAGTTCAAGATGCCGCTCGAGAAGCGCTATTAAGTTCACAGTCTTGTGTAATAGACCTTGTAAATAGTTACGAATCTCGAAGAAACGCTCTTATTTCAGCCTGTCACTCAATTGGTTGGAATGTAGACATTCCAACAGGATCGTTCTTTGCATGGCTTCCCGTTCCAAAAGGATACACCTCTGAGCAATTTTCTGATATTTTACTAGAAAAAGCACATGTCGCAGTTGCTCCTGGTGTCGGATTTGGTGAGCATGGCGAAGGGTATGTCCGTGTTGGTCTCTTGCATACAGAAGATAGATTACGAGAAGCCATTAATCGAATTGATAAATTAAATTTTTTCAAAAAGTAA
- a CDS encoding DUF1129 domain-containing protein, whose product MLSSEARKFLLDMRLFLTAKSVKESDIENFIEDAELHLIEGESDGKSVEDIFGSSPKEYANELVKVMERDRQETWKQIGFTVMNIVSFWIIASILIVNHGMLQISLIQCIGYSFSLILVVIGPNFLLRKMAFVTSFTKTWFSMWSLVMIAPMFLLGAVTILDVIYPTKMLTFTEVQSYIVAGGIFIITVAINIYFEGWFKNLYLIIPLSIMLVFKTFTTEDLVPMLFQIICLYGSLFILIFLEIMMKTNRRETV is encoded by the coding sequence ATGCTATCAAGTGAAGCGCGAAAGTTTTTGTTAGATATGAGATTATTTTTGACGGCAAAGAGTGTGAAAGAAAGCGATATTGAAAATTTTATAGAAGATGCGGAACTCCATTTAATTGAGGGTGAGAGTGATGGGAAAAGTGTAGAAGATATTTTCGGAAGCTCACCGAAAGAATATGCAAATGAACTTGTCAAAGTAATGGAAAGAGATAGACAGGAAACGTGGAAGCAAATTGGTTTTACAGTAATGAATATCGTATCGTTTTGGATTATTGCTTCTATCTTAATAGTGAATCATGGAATGTTACAGATTTCACTTATTCAGTGTATCGGTTATAGTTTTTCATTGATTTTAGTTGTTATAGGTCCTAATTTTCTACTTCGCAAAATGGCCTTCGTAACAAGTTTTACAAAAACATGGTTTTCTATGTGGTCTTTAGTTATGATCGCTCCAATGTTTTTATTAGGAGCTGTTACGATATTAGACGTGATATATCCGACAAAAATGCTCACATTCACCGAAGTGCAAAGTTATATAGTGGCTGGTGGGATTTTTATCATCACAGTAGCTATAAATATATATTTTGAAGGATGGTTTAAAAACTTATATTTAATCATTCCACTTTCAATTATGTTAGTGTTTAAAACATTTACAACGGAAGACCTTGTTCCAATGTTATTTCAAATTATATGTTTATACGGAAGTTTGTTTATTTTAATTTTCCTTGAAATTATGATGAAGACGAATAGAAGAGAGACGGTTTAA
- the mtnW gene encoding 2,3-diketo-5-methylthiopentyl-1-phosphate enolase, translating into MSGIIATYLIHDDSHNLEKKAEQIALGLTIGSWTHLPHLLQEQLKQHKGNVIHVEELAEHEHTNSYLRKKVKRGIIKIEYPLLNFSPDLPAILTTTFGKLSLDGEVKLIDLTFSDELKKHFPGPKFGIDGIRNLLQVHDRPLLMSIFKGMIGRNIGYLKTQLRDQAIGGVDIVKDDEILFENALTPLTKRIVSGKEVLQSVYETYGHKTLYAVNLTGRTFDLKENAKRAVQAGADILLFNVFAYGLDVLQSLAEDDEIPVPIMAHPAVSGAYSASKLYGVSSPLLLGKLLRYAGADFSLFPSPYGSVALEKEEALAISKYLTEDDASFKKSFSVPSAGIHPGFVPFIVRDFGKDVVINAGGGIHGHPNGAQGGGKAFRTAIDATLQNKPLHEVDDINLHSALQIWGNPSYEVKL; encoded by the coding sequence ATGAGCGGAATTATAGCGACGTATTTAATCCATGATGATTCACATAACTTAGAAAAAAAAGCTGAGCAAATTGCACTCGGTTTAACAATTGGCTCTTGGACTCATTTGCCACACTTATTGCAAGAACAATTAAAGCAGCATAAAGGCAACGTCATTCATGTTGAGGAATTAGCTGAACATGAACATACCAATTCGTATTTACGTAAAAAAGTAAAACGCGGAATTATTAAAATCGAATATCCGCTATTAAACTTCAGTCCAGATTTACCAGCGATTTTAACGACTACATTTGGAAAGCTATCACTTGATGGCGAAGTAAAATTAATTGACTTAACTTTTTCAGACGAGTTAAAAAAACATTTTCCTGGTCCAAAATTCGGGATAGATGGTATTCGAAATCTTTTACAAGTGCATGATCGTCCCCTTTTAATGAGTATTTTTAAAGGAATGATTGGACGAAACATTGGGTATTTAAAAACGCAATTACGCGATCAAGCAATTGGTGGTGTAGATATAGTAAAAGATGATGAAATATTATTTGAAAATGCATTAACACCACTTACGAAACGCATTGTATCTGGAAAAGAAGTTTTACAATCCGTATATGAAACATACGGACATAAAACGTTATATGCCGTAAATTTAACAGGACGAACTTTTGATTTAAAAGAAAATGCTAAACGTGCAGTGCAAGCTGGAGCTGATATTCTATTATTTAACGTATTTGCTTACGGACTAGATGTACTACAATCACTTGCAGAAGATGATGAAATCCCAGTTCCTATTATGGCACATCCTGCTGTAAGTGGTGCTTATTCAGCATCCAAGTTATATGGAGTTTCATCTCCATTATTACTTGGAAAGCTACTACGTTATGCTGGGGCTGACTTTTCATTATTCCCATCTCCATACGGAAGTGTTGCGCTAGAAAAAGAGGAGGCTCTTGCTATCTCAAAATATTTAACTGAAGACGATGCATCTTTCAAGAAGAGCTTTTCTGTTCCGTCTGCTGGTATTCATCCTGGTTTCGTTCCCTTTATTGTACGAGATTTCGGTAAAGATGTTGTTATTAATGCTGGCGGCGGGATACACGGACATCCAAATGGAGCGCAAGGCGGCGGTAAAGCTTTCCGTACTGCAATTGATGCTACTTTGCAAAATAAACCACTCCATGAAGTAGACGACATAAATTTGCATAGTGCACTACAAATATGGGGAAATCCCTCTTATGAGGTGAAATTATGA
- a CDS encoding NUDIX hydrolase translates to MGYIEELRKVVGTRPLILVGSAIIILNDNQEVLLQYRSDTYDWGVPGGAMELGETTEETARRELFEETGLTAKIMQFLGVLSGKEVYFRYPNGDEIFNVIHLYQAHHVSGELKLDHEGLKLQYFPVDKLPKLNETTEKILQKFLYALTE, encoded by the coding sequence ATGGGGTATATTGAAGAGTTACGAAAAGTCGTTGGTACAAGGCCGCTTATTCTCGTAGGATCAGCAATTATTATATTAAACGATAATCAAGAAGTATTGCTTCAATATCGTTCAGATACATATGATTGGGGTGTACCTGGTGGGGCGATGGAACTGGGCGAAACGACAGAAGAAACTGCACGTAGAGAGTTATTTGAGGAAACGGGGTTAACTGCAAAAATAATGCAATTTCTTGGTGTTCTATCAGGAAAAGAAGTATATTTCCGTTATCCGAATGGCGATGAAATTTTCAATGTTATTCATCTGTATCAGGCACATCATGTGAGCGGGGAATTAAAGCTCGATCATGAAGGGTTAAAACTTCAATATTTTCCAGTAGATAAGTTGCCAAAATTGAATGAAACGACAGAGAAAATTTTACAAAAGTTTTTATATGCGCTGACAGAATAG
- a CDS encoding ImmA/IrrE family metallo-endopeptidase encodes MDPYVNICICITPGADISDDRIAKDLAVAESIWHPITFQIQEVIVLNELFRFFDREISYKNSIQSQEKLASFFQTCVNEAPECDLYICYIGSDYFKETAVIACAYSLAKQQQLTGYIVLTNSAAPMKNIYTLAHEIGHILFTRRVHGKLTHADPHSPTGSEHHPSPTNLMYPIVPRPENVPIQSLLTNEQKTLSLQSSLLQRKKQ; translated from the coding sequence ATGGATCCATACGTCAATATATGTATTTGTATTACTCCCGGCGCCGATATTTCTGATGACCGCATCGCAAAAGATTTAGCTGTTGCAGAATCAATTTGGCACCCCATTACATTTCAAATTCAAGAAGTAATTGTATTAAATGAACTTTTCCGTTTTTTTGACCGTGAAATCAGTTATAAAAATTCCATTCAAAGTCAAGAAAAGCTGGCATCCTTTTTCCAAACATGTGTAAATGAAGCTCCTGAATGCGACCTTTATATTTGTTATATTGGCAGTGATTATTTCAAAGAAACAGCAGTAATTGCCTGCGCTTACTCTTTAGCAAAACAGCAACAACTTACCGGATATATCGTTTTAACAAACTCGGCTGCTCCTATGAAAAATATATATACGCTTGCTCACGAAATCGGTCATATTTTATTTACAAGACGTGTTCACGGAAAACTTACTCACGCAGATCCTCATTCCCCAACTGGCTCGGAGCACCATCCTTCTCCAACCAATCTTATGTATCCGATAGTCCCGCGCCCTGAAAATGTTCCTATTCAGTCTCTATTGACGAACGAACAAAAAACACTCTCTTTACAAAGCTCTTTATTGCAAAGAAAAAAACAGTAA
- a CDS encoding 1,2-dihydroxy-3-keto-5-methylthiopentene dioxygenase produces MAQIRIHEVNTRIENEVEVSKFLQEEGVLYEKWNISKLPTHLNENYSLTDENKAEILAIFSKEIADVSARRGYKAHDVISLSSSTPNLDELLINFQKEHHHTDDEVRFIVSGHGIFAIEGKDGKFFDVELEPGDLISVPENARHYFTLQDDRQVVAIRIFVTTEGWVPIY; encoded by the coding sequence ATGGCGCAAATTCGTATTCATGAAGTAAATACTCGTATTGAAAATGAAGTGGAAGTATCTAAATTTCTACAAGAGGAAGGCGTTTTATATGAGAAATGGAATATTTCTAAACTTCCTACTCATTTAAATGAAAATTATTCGTTAACAGATGAAAACAAAGCTGAAATATTAGCTATTTTTTCAAAAGAAATCGCTGATGTTTCAGCACGTCGAGGTTATAAAGCACATGATGTAATCTCACTTTCAAGTAGCACACCTAACCTTGACGAATTATTAATTAATTTCCAAAAGGAACACCATCATACAGATGACGAAGTTCGCTTTATCGTCAGTGGTCACGGCATTTTCGCTATTGAAGGTAAAGATGGGAAATTCTTTGATGTTGAACTTGAGCCAGGCGATTTAATATCTGTTCCTGAAAATGCAAGACATTATTTTACCTTGCAAGATGATCGCCAAGTTGTAGCTATTCGTATTTTTGTGACAACTGAAGGCTGGGTTCCAATCTATTAA
- the mtnA gene encoding S-methyl-5-thioribose-1-phosphate isomerase, producing MSTIVTVPRSVSWKGDAIAVLNQTKLPHSTEYKTLTTIEEVWKSIIMLEVRGAPAIGIVAAFGLALAAKKYNTLHIEEFQKKFNRDCNYLGTSRPTAVNLFWAIDRMRESIREITTIKEAQKILEEEALRIQQEDEEVCRNIGEYALTCFKDGDNILTICNAGSIATARYGTALAPFYIGKEKGVRLHAYACETRPVLQGGRLTTWELKQANIDVTLITDNTAAHAIQTKEINAIIVGADRIVANGDTANKIGTMNLAILAKYFNIPFYVAAPLSTFDVTKETGAEIIIEERDETEVTKIFGKQVAPIGTDVYNPAFDITPNELITGIITEKGIIRGDYKREIASLFEKQANT from the coding sequence ATGAGTACAATCGTTACGGTTCCGAGATCTGTAAGTTGGAAAGGGGATGCAATTGCGGTATTAAATCAAACGAAATTGCCACATAGCACAGAATACAAAACATTAACGACTATTGAAGAGGTTTGGAAAAGTATCATAATGTTAGAAGTACGCGGAGCGCCTGCAATTGGAATTGTAGCTGCATTTGGCTTGGCGCTTGCAGCGAAAAAATATAATACTTTACATATCGAAGAATTTCAAAAGAAGTTTAATAGAGACTGTAACTATTTAGGGACATCACGCCCAACGGCAGTAAATTTATTTTGGGCAATTGATCGTATGAGAGAATCTATTCGAGAGATTACTACAATAAAAGAAGCGCAAAAAATATTAGAAGAAGAAGCGCTTCGCATTCAACAGGAAGATGAAGAGGTGTGTCGAAATATTGGGGAATATGCGTTAACATGTTTTAAAGATGGCGATAATATTTTAACAATCTGTAACGCTGGAAGTATCGCAACTGCCAGATATGGAACTGCATTAGCTCCCTTTTATATTGGAAAAGAGAAAGGTGTGCGTTTACATGCATATGCGTGTGAAACGAGACCAGTTTTACAAGGTGGTCGCTTAACGACGTGGGAATTGAAGCAAGCAAATATTGATGTGACCCTTATAACAGATAATACTGCAGCTCATGCTATTCAAACGAAAGAAATAAACGCAATTATTGTGGGGGCGGATCGAATTGTCGCAAATGGAGATACAGCCAATAAAATAGGGACAATGAATTTAGCTATTTTAGCAAAGTACTTTAATATCCCATTTTACGTTGCTGCGCCACTGTCAACATTTGATGTTACGAAAGAAACTGGAGCCGAAATTATTATTGAAGAAAGAGATGAAACAGAAGTTACGAAAATCTTTGGAAAACAAGTAGCACCAATTGGAACGGATGTTTATAATCCAGCATTTGACATAACACCGAATGAATTAATTACAGGAATTATTACTGAGAAAGGTATTATACGCGGGGACTATAAACGAGAAATTGCATCATTATTTGAAAAACAAGCTAATACATAA
- a CDS encoding carbon-nitrogen family hydrolase: MKVVTILVTNDIIFPVFCKEKNKNGAEKMKVACIQMDIVFGDVEKNIENAKNKISEAMKERPDVIVLPELWTTGYDLTRLSEIADRDGVETKEKLIEWAKRYDVHIVGGSIAKQTEQGVTNTMYVVNNEGQLVNEYSKVHLFQLMDEHKYLIAGNGTGEFKLDDVECAGTICYDIRFPEWMRVHTAKGAKVLFVVAEWPLVRLAHWRLLLQARAVENQCYVVACNRAGKDPNNVFAGHSLIVDPWGEVVVEANEEESILFGELEFEKIKEVRKGIPVFADRRPELYK, translated from the coding sequence TTGAAAGTTGTTACAATTCTAGTGACAAATGATATAATCTTTCCAGTATTTTGTAAAGAGAAAAATAAGAATGGGGCTGAAAAAATGAAAGTCGCATGTATTCAAATGGATATTGTTTTTGGAGATGTAGAAAAAAATATTGAGAATGCTAAAAATAAAATAAGTGAAGCTATGAAGGAAAGGCCAGATGTTATCGTCTTACCAGAACTATGGACAACAGGATATGATTTAACGAGACTTTCTGAAATTGCAGATAGGGATGGAGTGGAAACGAAAGAAAAGTTAATAGAATGGGCGAAGCGATATGATGTACATATTGTTGGTGGGTCCATAGCAAAGCAAACAGAGCAAGGCGTTACAAATACGATGTATGTTGTAAATAATGAAGGACAGTTAGTCAACGAATATAGTAAAGTACATTTATTTCAGCTTATGGATGAACATAAATATTTAATAGCTGGTAATGGTACGGGCGAATTTAAGCTAGATGATGTTGAATGCGCTGGAACAATTTGTTATGATATTCGTTTTCCAGAGTGGATGCGTGTTCATACTGCTAAAGGGGCAAAAGTATTATTTGTTGTAGCTGAATGGCCATTAGTTCGTTTAGCACATTGGCGTTTGCTATTGCAAGCAAGAGCAGTTGAAAATCAGTGTTATGTTGTTGCGTGTAATAGAGCAGGGAAGGATCCGAATAATGTGTTTGCAGGTCATTCTTTAATTGTGGATCCTTGGGGTGAAGTTGTAGTAGAGGCGAATGAAGAGGAATCAATTTTATTTGGAGAGCTTGAATTCGAGAAAATTAAAGAAGTACGTAAAGGAATTCCAGTTTTTGCGGATCGCCGTCCAGAATTATACAAATAA
- a CDS encoding methylthioribulose 1-phosphate dehydratase codes for MKQLFRQWYDLSEIKKELTTRNWFPATSGNISIKVSHEPLTFLITASGKDKTKTTPDDFLLVDHVGVPVLETELRPSAETILHTHIYNNTNAGCVLHVHTTDNNVITNLYSDAVTLQNQEIIKALDIWEEGATIHIPIIENHAHIPTLGENFRKHIQGDSGAVLIRNHGITVWGRDSFDAKKRLEAYEFLFQFHIKLLSIQGGVSNGANSYS; via the coding sequence ATGAAACAACTTTTTCGTCAATGGTATGACTTAAGCGAGATAAAAAAAGAGTTAACAACACGAAATTGGTTCCCAGCAACAAGTGGTAATATTTCTATAAAGGTTAGTCATGAACCACTTACTTTTCTTATTACGGCAAGCGGTAAAGATAAAACAAAAACCACTCCAGATGATTTTCTATTAGTAGATCATGTAGGAGTTCCCGTTTTAGAGACTGAATTACGCCCTTCAGCAGAAACAATATTGCATACACACATTTATAACAATACGAATGCCGGTTGCGTACTTCATGTTCATACAACCGATAATAATGTCATCACAAATTTATATAGTGATGCAGTCACCCTTCAAAATCAAGAAATTATTAAAGCTCTCGATATTTGGGAAGAAGGTGCAACCATTCACATTCCTATTATCGAAAACCATGCCCATATCCCAACACTTGGAGAAAACTTCCGAAAGCATATACAAGGAGATTCGGGTGCAGTATTAATCCGTAACCACGGTATTACCGTATGGGGCCGAGATAGCTTTGATGCAAAGAAGAGATTAGAAGCTTATGAGTTTTTATTCCAATTTCATATAAAACTATTATCAATTCAAGGAGGCGTTTCTAATGGCGCAAATTCGTATTCATGA
- a CDS encoding DUF1129 domain-containing protein: protein MISKEGEKFLIDTKVYLITKGIKEEDVDAFLEDAELHLIEGEKEGKTVSDIFGDSPKEYANQLAKEMGIDRKGNYKLLLYFIVNLLAFTMMKSVFFSETDHRLSYSLIELIGYPIMIFAGIIVLIWGMRTASFKRKRIEFLIIYISGAVWFLSIFSIALLNKFYGTTFIKFTSTDSFILVGGVVLLAAVINIKFGGWFTLSYLLVPIALEYAFGMIDVSSVIGMYVQQIILFIAIYMLLQIQIKLEKREVYK from the coding sequence ATGATTTCTAAAGAAGGAGAAAAGTTTTTAATTGATACGAAAGTGTATTTAATAACGAAAGGAATTAAAGAAGAAGATGTTGACGCTTTTTTAGAAGATGCAGAACTTCATTTAATTGAAGGTGAGAAAGAAGGAAAAACGGTAAGTGATATATTTGGTGATTCGCCAAAAGAGTATGCTAATCAACTTGCAAAAGAGATGGGTATAGATAGAAAAGGTAATTATAAATTATTGCTTTACTTTATTGTAAATTTATTGGCTTTTACGATGATGAAGAGCGTATTCTTTAGTGAAACCGACCATCGTTTGTCTTATTCTTTAATTGAGTTAATTGGCTATCCGATTATGATTTTTGCAGGAATTATTGTATTAATATGGGGGATGAGAACAGCATCATTTAAGCGTAAAAGAATTGAATTTTTAATTATATATATAAGTGGTGCGGTATGGTTCTTATCAATTTTTAGTATTGCATTATTAAATAAGTTTTATGGTACAACATTTATTAAGTTTACTAGTACAGACAGTTTCATCCTTGTTGGTGGAGTAGTTCTTTTAGCGGCTGTTATAAATATTAAATTTGGTGGTTGGTTTACTTTGTCATATTTACTAGTTCCAATTGCATTAGAATATGCATTTGGAATGATAGATGTATCAAGCGTTATCGGAATGTATGTACAACAAATAATTCTTTTCATTGCTATTTATATGCTTTTACAAATTCAGATAAAATTAGAAAAAAGAGAAGTATACAAATAA